The Streptomyces sp. GSL17-111 region GGATATCTCGTCCACCACCGGGAACGGGATGCGCTCAGGGGTCATCGGTTCGGTTCCTCCCGGGTGTCGCCGTGACCGGTGCCGGGGTGGCCGGCGCCGGGCTTGCCGTACGCGTCCGGGCCCTGCGGTGCGGGGCCCCGCGGTGCCGCGACGGGCGGGCCGTGCGGAGCGGACCTGTGGCCCGCGTCCTCCTCGCCGCCCTCGCGGTGGCGTCCGCCCGGTCCGGGGCCCACCGTCACCAGCGCCGCGACCAGGGCCAGCAGCGCCAGCGCCTGGGCCGCGTGCCCGTAGGCGCCGGTGCCCTCCGCGAAGCCGGAGTCGGCGTGCAGGACGGCGAAGACCGCAGCCACCACCATGGAACCGACCGCGAGCGGAACGAGCACGGCGGGCCGCCACCAGGCCAGCAGGGCCGCCGCCGGGACCACGAGCGCGTACGGCCCGGAGACCAGGGCCAGCACCACGGTCAGGGCCACGACGCCCAGCAGCCAGCCCGGGGCGGGCACCGGAGCGGCGCCGGCCTCCTCGTCGACGTCGCGGCGCCGGACCAGGGCGAGCGCGAGCAGCCCCAGGATCGCGGCTCCCGCGACCCACAGTCCGACGGTGTACGTCGTCGCGGGGCCGTACTCCAGCGTCACCGTGCCGCCCTCGCCCTCGGGGACGAGGAAGCCCTGCTGCCAGCCGTCGAGCCGCACCGGCTCCAGCTCCTCGCCGTCCAGCGTGGCCGTCCAGCCGTCGTTGACGGCCATGTGGGTACGCAGGTAGGAGGCGTTGCCCGGCTCCACCTTCACGGAGCGCTCGTCGCCCTCCCAGTCGGTGGCGGTCACGTCCCGGTCGGCGCCGGTGGTCTGGACGTCGCCCCGGGTCAGGGAGAGGTCGGTGACGGCCAGGGCCTCGTCGGCGCCGGTCTCCACCGTGTGCTCACCGGCGTCCAGGGCGACGGACTCGCCGCGGCCCACGCCGTCGCCGCACAGCCGGACCTCCACGGGACGGCGGTCGGTGAGGTCGCGGACGGTGCCGGAGGCGCTGGTGTCGTACGCGGTGCCGTCGATGGTGACGGCCGGACCCTCGCCGCACTCCAGCTCGAACGGCGCCTCCTTCAGCGGCGCCTCGACGCGGAAGTCGTCCAGCCCGGGGATGTAGACCTCGTTCAGGCCCACGGGCAGCTGGAGGTCGCTCCCGGCGACGGGGTTGGCCACCGTGAGGTCGGCCGTCCCGGTGACGGTGATCTCCAGCTGGTCGGTCGTCATCGACTCGAATCGGGCCCAGCCGTTCCGGTCGACGGCCGTGGTCACCGCGCCGTCCGGAGAGGTGATCGTCACCTCCGTCGGACGGGCCGAGATGCCGCCGGCGGCGGACAGCACGACGGAGTCGACCGGGCGCGCCTGCGGCCAGCTGATCCTGACCACCGGCTCGTCCCCGGCGATCCACGCCGTCGTCAGGTCGCCGTCCACGAGGTTGCGCGGGCTGAGCGAGAGTCCGGTGGGGCTCGTCGACTCGGCGGTCGCGGTGATGCGGCCCTGCGCACCGGGGGCGACCTGGTCGAGCAGCTCGTCGAACGCCGTCCCGGGCACGGGCAGGGCGCTCACCTCGACGCCGTAGTCACCGGCCTCGGTCACGGAGAACTGCCGGTGCAGGGCCCGCTCGCTGCCCACCGGGTTCAGACCGCCGGGGTCGGCGTTGCGGTGCAGGGAGACGACCTCGGCGTCGGCGGCGGCGTCCTCGGGGGCGTCGGCGGGCAGTGACAGCATCCGGGTGACCTCCACGCCCGGGATGCGGATCTCGGAGAAGCCCGCGCCGGTCAGCCCCGGGCGCCGCTCCTGGGTGTCGAGGATCTCCAGCTTCAGCCAGTTCGCCTCACCGGCGGGCGCCTTGACGGTCTGCGTGCCGGTGCCGTCGAGCGTGGATCTCACGGCCTTCCTGCCCGTGTCGGTCTCGACGCTGACCTTCGTCGGCGTGGGGCGCAGTCCGTCGTCCGGCAGCGGGGTCAGCTCGATCTCGCCGGGGACGTCGGTGGCCCCGGTGAACTCGACCTTGATCCACTGGCCGGTGCTGTCGTCGGCGCTGCCCTCGGCCCAGCCCGTCTCCGGGTCGCCGTCGAAGGCGTGCACGGGGTCGAACTGCGGCAGGTGGAAGAGCCAGCTGCCGCTGCTGGAGGCGGTGACGGACTTCGCGCCGCGCAGCGTGGCCACCGTCTGGTGCCGCGTGCCCTCCACCGGGAGGATCATCTTCGGCGCCTCGCCGGCGTCCTGGAGGCTCTCCGGGTGGTTGCGCTCCTCGGCGGTGTAGGTGAAGGAGGTGTTGTTGTTGACCAGGCCGAAGCGGGTGTCGGCACGCCGCAGCCCGTCCGCCGTCACGTGCAGGTCGGGTGCGTCGACGCCGGGGTGGGCGTCGCCGGTCAGCACGGCCGGCCGGTTCCCGAAGTCGCGGTCCGCCGACAGCGGCAGCAGGGCCTCGGGGCCACCGCTGACGCGTGCGGTCTGCGCCACGTCCTGGGCCCGCACCTGCTCCGGCATCGACGGCGCGAAGGTACCGGCGGGCTCGTAGATCTCCACCGACTTCTGCCGGGGGTAGAAGCCCTGGAGCATGACCGGGGTGTCGGCCGGGATGCGCCCGGCGGTCGTCAGCGGGCCGAAGCTCTCGACCTTCTCGTAGCCGGACGCCTCCAGCGTCCGCTTCACGGTCTGCGGCGGCACGTAGCCCACCTGGTCCGGGTCGAGGTCGTTGCGCACGACGACGTAGTGGAGCCCGGCGCGGTTCAGGTACTGCTGGAGACCGGGGACGGCGCCCCCGCTCATCAGCGCCTGCTCCACGGCGTCCAGCATGCGGCGCTCGCCGGGCGGTCCGAAGGGCACGTAGTCCCGCTGCGCCCAGGGTGACTCGGCCAGTACGTGCAGCGGCTGGTCGATGGGCGAGCCCCAGGTGTAGACGCCGTGCGCGGTCGCCGGGACGACCAGGGCCCGGGTGTCGCCGGACTTCTCCTCCAGCCAGTCCGCCGTCTGCTCCCAGTGCTTGGGCAGCGCCTCGAACGCGCCCGGCTGCAGCACCGCACCGCTCAGGTACGGCAGCGCCAGCCCGGGCAGCACCAGCAGCGCGGTGAGCGCGGGCACGAGCCGCGCGCTGCGCAGCGCGCCGACGCGGTCGGGGCCGGCCGCGCGGGCTCCGCGCCGCCGGGCCACCAGGACGGCGGTGAGGTGGGTGAGGCCCAGGGTGAGGGCCAGCGCGAGGCCGGGCTGGAACTTGTAGATGTTGCGGAACGGCCGGAGCCAGCCGTCCAGCCAGCCCTGGAACCCCTCGGCGAACGGCGCGCCGAGGGCGCCGCCGTAGCCGGCCAGCATGACGAGCGTCACGGTGACGACGGTGAGCACGAGCCAGCGCCGCTCGGGCATGTCGCGCCGGGCCAGGCCGCCCAGGCCGACGGCGGCGGCCAGCGCGCTGCCCGCGACGGCGAGCGCGGCGGTGGCCATCGTCCAGCCCGCCGGCAGCCAGGCCTCACCGAAGTTCAGGTAGGCCACCCAGTTGCCCGCGCCGCGCAGCATCTCGAAGGCCGACATCGTGGACGTGGTCGCGGTGGCCTGCTCGACGTACGGCATGAAGTCCTCGCCGTGGGCGCCGAGGAGCAGCAGCGGGATCACCCACCACAGCGTCGCCAGGATCACGCCGGGTATCCACCACGCCAGCAGCGTCAGACGCCGCCGTCCGGTGCGGGTGATCAGGTAGAGGCCGACCGGCAGGAGCGCCGCCAGGGTCGACGCCGCGTTCACGCCGCCCATGAACGGGATGAGCAGCGCGGAGCGGGTGGCCGCCACCCGGGCGATCGGCGCCGTGCCGTCCGCCTTCGCCACCAGGGGCAGCAGCACCCACGGCAGCATCGCGCCGGGCAGGGCGCCGGCCGAGGTGGAGCCGACGATGATGGTGAACGTGGGCCACAGCGCGTAGGCCACGGCCCCCAGCAGCCGGGTGGAGCGGTTGCCCACGTCCAGCCGCTCGGCCAGCCGCAGCGCGCCCCAGAACGCGGTGGTCACCACGAGCGACAGCCACAGCCGTTCGGCCAGCCACACCGGTGCCCAGTCCAGCAGGGCGTAGAACGGCAGCATCGGGAAGAGGTAGCCGATGTACTGGTCGGCGATGCCGCCGAAGCCGGAGCGGTCCGACCACAGGTTCCCCAGCTCACCGAGGAACATCCACGGGTCGGTGGCGACGCCCAGCTTCGTCTCGAAGGTCATGTTGCCCGGTGCTGCCACCACGAAGGCGACCAGGACCAGCACGTAGGCACCCAGCAGCCACCACCGGCTGCGGGGTGGCCCGGTCGGGTCGGGCCCGACGGCGCTCATCTCGAGCGTGCGGTCAGTGGTCGTCGTCATGGGGGCACCGCCGGAGGATGAGGAGGAGGTTCCAGGTGGCGATCTCACGGAGGACCGGGACCCGGGTGATGGCATGGACGAAGAAGGGCCAGTAACGCGACCGCGCGGCGAGCACCTCGACGTCGTCGCGGGCCCGCACGTGGCGCAGGGTGGGGCCGACGTGCACGGCGAACAGGTTCTCGCCGAGGGTGTGCTTGGCCGGGCGGCCGTGCCGCCTGGCGTAGCGGGCCCGCGCCCGCTCGGCGCCGAGGTAGTGCCAGGGGGCGGTCTCGTGGCCGCCCCACGGGGAGTACCAGTTGGTGAAGGACACGTAGACCAGCCCGCCGGGGCGGGTCACGCGCACCATCTCGCTGAGGAACGTCCGGGGGTCGTCGACGTGCTCCAGCACGTTGGAGGAGAAGGTGACGTCGGCGGTGCCGTCGGCCACGGGCAGCAGGTAGCCGTCCGCCAGCACCGCCCCCTGCGGGGTGCGGCCGTGGCCGTGCAGCTCCGCCGGGTCGGGCTCGAAGAGGAAGCCGCGGGCGCCGCGCCGCCGGAACTCGTCGGTGAAGTGCCCGCTGCCGCCACCGACGTCGATGACGGTCGAGCCCTTCAGCGGCGTGTACCGCTCGATCTGGTCGGCCGCGTCCCGGGCGAGCAGGGAGTAGCAGGTCTCGGGGTCGTTCTGCTCGTTCATGAAGGCTCTGAACAGGGCGACCGATCTCCGCAGGGACGGGTCCTTCACACCGGTCACCTCGGGGCCCCCGGGCGGGGGTCCGGCGGGGCGGTGCCGTGCCGCCACGCCTCGGCCGCCACCTCGCGGAACGCCGCGACCGTGCGCGTCCAGCCGAAGCCGGCGGCGCGCGCCCGTGCGGCGTCGCCCATCGCGGTGCGGCGGGGGGTGGAGAGCCCGAGGGTGCACCAGGCGGCGGCGAAGGAGCTCTCGCCGCGTGCCAGGACGCCGGTCTCCCCGTCGGCGACGGAGTCCCGCAGCCCGGGGATGTCGAACCCCACGGCGGGGGTGCCGCGCGCGGCGGCCTCCATCACCACGAGGCCCCAGCCCTCCACGAGCGAGGGGTGCAGGAGCAGCCAGGACGAGCTCAGCAGCCGGTGCTTCTCCGCCTCGGAGACGTGCCCGGTGAACGTCACCGAGTCCCCGGCCATCGCTTCGAGCCGGGCCCGCTCGGGCCCGTCGCCCACGATGACGAGGCGGCCGCCGGTGACCGGACGCACCCGTTCCCACAGGCGCAGCAGCAGGTCGATGCGCTTGTACTCCACGAGCCGGCCCATCGCCAGGAACAGCGGCTCGGGCGACTTCGGCGCGGGGGGACCGGGTTCCTCGACACCGTTGTGGACGATGCGGATGCGGTCGCCCCGGACGCCGATGCCGCGCAGCGCCTCGGCCGTGGAGTCGGAGACCGCGACCATCAGGTTGTCCCGGTGCGTGCGGGCCAGGGCCCAGTGCTCCAGCTGCCGACCGATCCGCGCGGCGGGGGCCGGGTAGCGCATCCCCCACAGGTCGGTGTGGACGTGGTTGACGAAGCAGAGCGTCGGCCCCCGGTACCACAGGGGAGCGAGGTAGGGCATGCCGTTGCAGACCTCGACCATCAGGTCGGCCTCACCGACCTCACGGGTGACGGTGCGCCGGGCGCGCAGGAAGTGCCCGGCGTCCCCGCCGGCGGAGACGACCCGGTAGTCGCGCTCGGCGGCCGGGCCGCCGCACACGAGGGTGACCTCGTGGCCCTGGGCGGTGAGGCCGGCGGCGATCCGGTCGATGAGCAGCTCGGAACCGCCTGCGGCCGGGTTGCCGATGTCGCGGCGGGCGAGGAAGACGATGCGGCGCGGATACCGGGAGGGGACGGCGTCCGCGAGGGCGGCGGCGACCGCCGTGCCCGCCGAGGCGGGCAGCCGCTGCGGCGGTACGGCGGCGGCGTGGGGAGCCACCGGGGGCACCTGCTGGGGCATGGGGCGCTCCACTCGTGTGAGGGTGCGTGGTGGACGAAGGGGTGGTGCTGGTGCTGCGCGGGAGGGGACGAGCGGGTTCTGCGGAGTGCGAGCCTGTCTCGTGCGCGGGGACCGCGTGGTGCGCGGTGGGACCGAGTGCCGGGAGCCGGGGGCGGTGGCTGGCCATCGGATGGCTCAATTTTCGTCGTCGTGACGGATGCGGCTACTCACCCGTATGACAAATTCGCCCCTGAATTACCGGCGGGTACACGTCGTGGCGCTCAAAGACGGCCGGTGACGCCTCCCGGCGCACCCCGGGAGGCGCGCGTCACTCCGCCGGACGCCTGCCACGGACCACCAGCACGGCACCGGCCGCGGCGAGCAGCACGCCCGCGACGCCCGCCCCGATCGGGGCGGTGGTCCCGACCGTCCGCAGTTGCGAGCTGTCCGCCCGGGCCAGTTCCACCTGCTGCTCCTGGGTGTCCTCGGTGAACGTCAGCCCCTCGCTGTGCAGCAGGGTGACGGCCGTCTCCGTCCCGCCCGGCGCCCGCAGCGTCACGTGGGGGCCGGTGGTCGCCCGGATGATGCGGCCGGTGGCCTCGTCGACGACCAGCTCGATGTTGTCGTTGGCATACCACTCCTCGGCCATCACCTGCGAGGTCTCCGGCATGCCCACCAGCCGTCCGGGCACCTGCCGGGAGCCCGTCCTGGTCGCCTCGACGGTGCCCGTGAACCGCATGCCCTCGTAGTCCTGGACCGTCACGCGGTCGACGTACTCCAGCACGACGGTGCCCCCGAGCGTGCCGTCCCACCAGCGGTAGTCCTTCTCCTGGACGTCGAAGGGGAACTTCAGGTAGGCGTCCCCGGCGAACTCCGTCGGGGCCTCGCCGCAGCAGTGGACCGGCTTGTTCGTCTTCCGGTCGGTGACCCACCGCTCGGTCGTCCACTGGAAGGACTTGCGCGGGTCGTCGAGCTCCAGCGTGCGCTCGGTGTCGATGGTC contains the following coding sequences:
- a CDS encoding alpha-(1->3)-arabinofuranosyltransferase domain-containing protein, yielding MTTTTDRTLEMSAVGPDPTGPPRSRWWLLGAYVLVLVAFVVAAPGNMTFETKLGVATDPWMFLGELGNLWSDRSGFGGIADQYIGYLFPMLPFYALLDWAPVWLAERLWLSLVVTTAFWGALRLAERLDVGNRSTRLLGAVAYALWPTFTIIVGSTSAGALPGAMLPWVLLPLVAKADGTAPIARVAATRSALLIPFMGGVNAASTLAALLPVGLYLITRTGRRRLTLLAWWIPGVILATLWWVIPLLLLGAHGEDFMPYVEQATATTSTMSAFEMLRGAGNWVAYLNFGEAWLPAGWTMATAALAVAGSALAAAVGLGGLARRDMPERRWLVLTVVTVTLVMLAGYGGALGAPFAEGFQGWLDGWLRPFRNIYKFQPGLALALTLGLTHLTAVLVARRRGARAAGPDRVGALRSARLVPALTALLVLPGLALPYLSGAVLQPGAFEALPKHWEQTADWLEEKSGDTRALVVPATAHGVYTWGSPIDQPLHVLAESPWAQRDYVPFGPPGERRMLDAVEQALMSGGAVPGLQQYLNRAGLHYVVVRNDLDPDQVGYVPPQTVKRTLEASGYEKVESFGPLTTAGRIPADTPVMLQGFYPRQKSVEIYEPAGTFAPSMPEQVRAQDVAQTARVSGGPEALLPLSADRDFGNRPAVLTGDAHPGVDAPDLHVTADGLRRADTRFGLVNNNTSFTYTAEERNHPESLQDAGEAPKMILPVEGTRHQTVATLRGAKSVTASSSGSWLFHLPQFDPVHAFDGDPETGWAEGSADDSTGQWIKVEFTGATDVPGEIELTPLPDDGLRPTPTKVSVETDTGRKAVRSTLDGTGTQTVKAPAGEANWLKLEILDTQERRPGLTGAGFSEIRIPGVEVTRMLSLPADAPEDAAADAEVVSLHRNADPGGLNPVGSERALHRQFSVTEAGDYGVEVSALPVPGTAFDELLDQVAPGAQGRITATAESTSPTGLSLSPRNLVDGDLTTAWIAGDEPVVRISWPQARPVDSVVLSAAGGISARPTEVTITSPDGAVTTAVDRNGWARFESMTTDQLEITVTGTADLTVANPVAGSDLQLPVGLNEVYIPGLDDFRVEAPLKEAPFELECGEGPAVTIDGTAYDTSASGTVRDLTDRRPVEVRLCGDGVGRGESVALDAGEHTVETGADEALAVTDLSLTRGDVQTTGADRDVTATDWEGDERSVKVEPGNASYLRTHMAVNDGWTATLDGEELEPVRLDGWQQGFLVPEGEGGTVTLEYGPATTYTVGLWVAGAAILGLLALALVRRRDVDEEAGAAPVPAPGWLLGVVALTVVLALVSGPYALVVPAAALLAWWRPAVLVPLAVGSMVVAAVFAVLHADSGFAEGTGAYGHAAQALALLALVAALVTVGPGPGGRHREGGEEDAGHRSAPHGPPVAAPRGPAPQGPDAYGKPGAGHPGTGHGDTREEPNR
- a CDS encoding class I SAM-dependent methyltransferase, whose protein sequence is MKDPSLRRSVALFRAFMNEQNDPETCYSLLARDAADQIERYTPLKGSTVIDVGGGSGHFTDEFRRRGARGFLFEPDPAELHGHGRTPQGAVLADGYLLPVADGTADVTFSSNVLEHVDDPRTFLSEMVRVTRPGGLVYVSFTNWYSPWGGHETAPWHYLGAERARARYARRHGRPAKHTLGENLFAVHVGPTLRHVRARDDVEVLAARSRYWPFFVHAITRVPVLREIATWNLLLILRRCPHDDDH
- a CDS encoding glycosyltransferase family 4 protein, which gives rise to MPQQVPPVAPHAAAVPPQRLPASAGTAVAAALADAVPSRYPRRIVFLARRDIGNPAAGGSELLIDRIAAGLTAQGHEVTLVCGGPAAERDYRVVSAGGDAGHFLRARRTVTREVGEADLMVEVCNGMPYLAPLWYRGPTLCFVNHVHTDLWGMRYPAPAARIGRQLEHWALARTHRDNLMVAVSDSTAEALRGIGVRGDRIRIVHNGVEEPGPPAPKSPEPLFLAMGRLVEYKRIDLLLRLWERVRPVTGGRLVIVGDGPERARLEAMAGDSVTFTGHVSEAEKHRLLSSSWLLLHPSLVEGWGLVVMEAAARGTPAVGFDIPGLRDSVADGETGVLARGESSFAAAWCTLGLSTPRRTAMGDAARARAAGFGWTRTVAAFREVAAEAWRHGTAPPDPRPGAPR
- a CDS encoding DUF3068 domain-containing protein, whose translation is MRRSASPLSLTLLGLGVFLLVLAPMLAWYVEPRAKRTPIDVDTTTVFKGTGDYFDQQAVEGKTDEPLTVTRRVLGNVAASERGDVAVWDISQTIDTERTLELDDPRKSFQWTTERWVTDRKTNKPVHCCGEAPTEFAGDAYLKFPFDVQEKDYRWWDGTLGGTVVLEYVDRVTVQDYEGMRFTGTVEATRTGSRQVPGRLVGMPETSQVMAEEWYANDNIELVVDEATGRIIRATTGPHVTLRAPGGTETAVTLLHSEGLTFTEDTQEQQVELARADSSQLRTVGTTAPIGAGVAGVLLAAAGAVLVVRGRRPAE